The Phragmites australis chromosome 13, lpPhrAust1.1, whole genome shotgun sequence DNA window GGCGTTCTATTCACGCAGTCCTGCTGACCAATTAACAACTTTGAATATCAACATCTGGTGGCTGCGTCGTGGCCCACAAGCGTCGAAGTTTCTATGTGGCAGCGTGGTTGACGGGGTCTGCCGTCCTGAGGTGAATGCCAAGACTACCCTCGTTAGACAGCTAGAGACACTTATCTCTCGTCAGCGAAGTCGGGTTGGTTCGCAGACAGTTTTTCTACATATATGATTGTTTGATTAAACACCGTGTATAGTTACGACTTTCCCGGTCAAGTTGGTCATCGGAAATACCATGAAAATCTTCTATCTATCTTAatataacaaaattaaaatgagTCAACTCATTCGCtcttaatatttaaaaattaccACGTTAGTTGTTAGAAAAAAAACCATTGATTGGTCTGGGTCCATATTATCATGTTGTGGATTGGTTAGATCTTTTTGGAATCCAAACAAGATAGGAATTTAATTTTTGAGCTGGGGTGTCCTAATAGGGAATGATTGATCGTATAGCCTACTGAAACACAAACATATGCACGGATGCAATTTGAATCAATCTACAACTCTGCTCCTGATATCATAAATGCAAGCCAAGCATGCTTGAAACCAGTCCGATTCTTTTGATCCGTAATGACAAAAAGCATCATGTCCTGCTTGCCGGCCTTCTTCAATGAGTACAGGTTCTCCGGCTGAACGCTCGAGTCCAAATTGACCTCAGCATCTCCATGCACCGTTCGGCAACCAACCATGGCAGGTTAGCGGTCATTGCCTTGAGAGAagccttcctcttcctcctccgtgACTCCTCTTTGGCTCATTCTTCCACACTGCTCTTCTCCTTCGTCGTCCTTGGTGCGGCCCAAAAAATTAAGGGCACCTTAGAAGGCAATCGCGTCCTCCATCTACCGCTGCAGCCCGCTTACCAATACTACGCCGAGCAATTCATAATCCAGCCACTCCTTCGCCCGAAAGATGTGGCTCCGTTGCAGCAACCTCCGGCGGACCTGAGGTTGCAAGACCCCAAATACAAATGCCGCATCATGGTTTGGGTTTGGCTTTACGAGCGGAGGTGGTAAAATCAgacaagaagaaagagagaacgGGAAGTCAAGGTAGCACATCGACCTTTATTGCGACGGTTGGCAATAACCGGCAGCTAATCGAAAGCGGCAatcttatcttatatttactaattagagGCTTCTTTTGGTGTCTCTATATTAATTCTAGAAAACTcctagaaattctcataaaaaagcaaaatatccaACCATCGAATTGATtaattgactaactgtaaccatagatcaacaaccagaagaaacaaaagattaaaaaataaatcagagtCCAACTCTAAGACTACTTCTTTCCtgatctttccttcttctttttgttagATACCCTTTGTCCAACAAGATTACGTTAACAAACTctaacttagttacgttagcaataaacacactttttcaaatcaattaaaatataccaattaaatatgtgtaatcaaatattacaaaattaaaacaacgcAAACATATTATGGATTATcatataaaagtaatatcaaagaatttataatgtatttcaaaaaaataatatgagatacggtgacgatattaaaaataataataatttcaaaaaatcaagaaacaaataaaaatcaatttgcataacatataaaatgaaaattataaattagatctattcacaaataataaatatgatttcaatattatgaataaaaattacattttttattttatattataatatttaaatataaatagctgatgtatcttagcatacaattattattaacacaaatatttaaattttaatggAGATAATTAGGAGAGCAAATAGGAACCAGGTAGGAAAGAGAAAACATGGTAGGAGCGTAGGAAACGAGAATTGACAAGACTAAAACATGTATTGTTGTACTGTGCGGTTATCCTGCTCGGTGAGAAGAAAAAAGTTGGACTGGGCCCTATGCATGATTTTGGCGGGAGATAAAAACGTATACAAAATAAACAGTGTAGTCATCATTGCATGTTTCTCCCAATAAACTACTCACGATACGAAGACCTTCTCAAATAATAGAATCAGCAGTCAGCAcatgaagaaacaaacaaagaattgtcgcgGCATCTTCTTTGCTTCTTCAATTTGTCCTTATATTTTTAACTAATTCTTCTGTAAAATTCTAATTAGCAGATATTTGTGTATTggtatatgtttttttaaatcAAGAATTCACGAAACGAATTAGGAATTCATAATACTATAGACATATTGCTCACTCTATCAGTCTTGAATATTTGACCATCATTAGAAAAAAAGAGGTATCATACCGATTCAACTCTacttttttaattattattttaatagagaaaaaaatggcCACCGCCGCTTATTGGTTGGGTCTGAATTATTATAGTGGTGATTATATGATATTATATAAATTAATTTTGAGACGTAAGAAGGAAataggtgggggggggggggacgtaGCCTGAACAAGAGAtgtaaaagaaagaaagggagatAAGACTGAATATGAAATGATGTTGATCAAATGCAAATTGGGTTAGAAAAAAGAGCCTTGCCTCTCCCCTTGAGGCTTTGACCAAAATCTAGTGACGTCGATAGATAAAGAAAGGAGGGATTGGTAGGGAAGACAAACcagggagaaaaaaaatgaaacctCGACTTTTCCCCTCGACTCGCTTTGATTTCTCTGTTTCTTTAAACCGAGATAAGACGAAAAAAAATCGGTGAGCGTTGGATCCACTAGAGGGCGAGGGGGACTCAAGCCCTTACCCCGGGAGCAGTTAAGAGTCACTCCAATTCCCCTTCAATTTTTGGGTatgaaagaggaagaaaagaagaagagaaggagaaggaggaggaggaggaaggagaaaatgGAGAGTCCTCTACTTTATAGCTCTGGATCTGCCGCTGAGATCGGCAAGGAGGACACAAGCGTCGTCATGCTAGGCTTGGCCCGTATAGCTCATTATCGCGATGTTAGGCAGTTGCGAGGCAAGGCGCAACACATCGGGCCAGATATGATGGAGTGACAAGTTGCGACAGTGAAAAGAGACACCGATGGAACCATGGATCAACAAGCAAACACATGGGAGCCAAGCTTGGCCACTTCGGTACGCAATCAAGGTCGCAGTGGAAAAGTTACCGTGTTTGTATGTACAACTGAAGAAGCCTATGAAATTCATGTTTGATTGAATTCCCAAACAAACAACAACATGCGACAGCGACAAGTAACACTGACAAAGCTACGGATTAGCACGGGAGGATGAGGGAGCCGGTCGAGGGTCACGCAACTCGACAGGCAGGAACAAGACAAGGCACTACCCGTATGTCTAGAGATGTTGGAGTGGCAACGTGTGGCAGTGACAAGTGACACCGACAAAGCAGTGGATAAACAAGGCACAATGTGGGATCCAGGATGAGCCACACAAATTTGTGAAGATGTGTAAAGGAAGTTCTAGTCTTTGTACGACAAACTGAAAGCCTATGAACATATGTTTATTGAATTCATTAGGGAAATGGTGACATGGTGCAATGATAAATGACACGACGAAGTCGTGTATCAGCATGGTAGGACAAGGGAGACGAGTTTGGTCGTGCAATATGCTGTTGCGGTGATGAGCGTGCGAGAGTAAGGTTGAGTTTTTGTGTGACCAACTAAAAAACCTATGATACTATATATGATTGAAGTCATTAGAGAAATTTATAAATCAGATAATAGACATTGATCTAATGTACATTGAAAGTAATTATGATACCAAAATAGATATTATAACGAGTCTAACCACACTATTTTCAACAAGATTTCTAATTAGATTTAGAAGAAGAATTTCAAAAAGAATTCAGAACGGAACGATCCTTGAAAGACCCTGCTGTCACGCCTACGCAACTACGCTGTCGACGGGCCTACTGATCGGCTGCCGCATCCACATCCTCTTCTTCGGCGTTGGCTAGTTCTGCGCGATACACTGCGTCCGTGACTGCTAGCCGGCCACGGCTTGCTTTGCTGAGCATCAAGCTCGCAGATGACGACGTCGTGAGTGCAGACAACAGACTGACAGAGGCGGGCGGTGCTGGGATTTGCTTTGTCAGCCAGAAAGGGAATTAAATTTGCGGTCACCATATGTACATACCACAGGCTGTTGGCTCCAACGAGTAGTACACCAACCACTCCACCAGTCTGGCACGCCTCCCACGGACAACTGCACAAGGCTCCGAGACTTCGGTGGCTTTTGGGCTGTCttcaaaactttttcaaaattaCATTTTGAGCTCAAGACAGTAGCGGGCCCATGCATACTACATCTTCTCATAGTTTTGTGGGCCATGCCCGTGTCTGTCGGTGTCGGAGAGGGAGTTGAAGCCATCGTAGTCACCAGCGCACTGGGCCATTGCGTCGTGGACTGTGGGTAGTATATGTATATGgtatatagaattttttttatacaaaaatTTAGGTGTATCATATTCTTAAGTGGGCCCATCCCTGACTCAAAATGCAATGTTCAACATGAAAACCGACTTTCAACTACGAGTTTCCAGGTCCACCTTACACTCAAGATTAATCAACTCTCAACTCGCCTGTAATGTTTAAAGTATCCTAGCCTTAGATAGTCTATTTTGATCGATAATATAATGGTGATGAGAGTTATTTCCGAAAGGTTATCACATAGGGATGCAAGTAGTACATAATGAGTAGTTTTATATcactatttagtttatttttaaatttaattaagTAGGAGtgaatttctaatttttttttgaattgatCTAATAACTCataaaatacaaaacttgcacCCTGGTTATCACGTCAAATCGACCACCGGAGGCGTGATTTTTCAACGGCTAGCGTTTGTCTTTATagaaaaaggagaagattgGATGATGGTGGTGATTTGCACGTCATAGGAATTACTTTTCAGCAAAAAAGTAGCTACCGGTAGCTCCCCAATCGTGGAACGAAAGGGACAGTTTGCAAAAAATGATGGAACCTAGAGAAGTTGGGCCAGCTGCCTACATCCTTGGTGTAGTGGTTGAAATGattttttccattatctaaaaagatGGAAAAGTTGGGAATGGAAATCAATTATGTGTGAGAGCAAGAGGAAGGGGTGGGATGGTGCGTGAGCAGCTCAAACTCATGGGCCATGTGGTTACATCGCAAAAATAAGACTTGACAGTTGTAAGCGTGGTTGGGCTCACTTGATTGGTATTTTGGTAGGTTGGGTATCATTCGCTGCCACATAATGAATTATTAGGAACTAGAAATGAGCCGTGTGTGATGTATTTTTTTACAGTTCATTCTATCGTCTGTAATAATCTTTGATTATCACACACATATTTATTGTCGGTGATAGTATACTATCACAGACGATTCTAAGTAATTAAAAGCTGTTTGTGATAGCATGTTGCCATAAATTATTTCAGAACGAAAAGCGTTTAGTGGGAAACAAACTCCGGACCTAAAGGCTGTAGCGCTCGAGCCCACCTAACCTACTTGCCTCTTACAGATTGTTGTCATATAAGTAGATAGGATAACTACTCATTTTACCCTCCTTTTctttctgtatttattaaaaACGTCATTTGTTATTTTCgtaaaatattttttccaaAGCAACTCAAATTTGGTGAGTGCGGGAAAGTTGAAATATTATCACCTAATTAAAATCGTCTGCGATAGTCTATTATCGCTTAACTTCCCAGTTATCACAATCACATATGGTTTTCGATAACAGTCTCTGATGAAGTGTCTACTGTCCTCTTCTGTGAGCGCTTCATGAGTTTCAAGCGGGCGCCCGTAGATTTGCATTTTCAGCAAACTAGCCATGCACGAGTCTCATGAGAACGACCGAAATGCTAGTGGCAAACAGGAGCAGCCAAACCTCTGCAAGTCTTCACATTTTCAACTTCAATCAAACTAAACGATTACCTTGTGATATAAGCAATGAAGTCATCCAGGTCTTTGTTGCGCGATGAGCCGCCGTCCGACCGGGACAGACGGATGACCTCTCCGAGCACCTTTGCTCGCTGCCGCACTGCCATTCCTTCGTCAGAAAGCATGGCATCCTCGATGACTTGTCTGATGGCCTCCGCCGGTATCACCTCATTGTGCTTCTCCCACGACCTCACGAGCATGCCGGCCTTGAGATACTTGCACACTAGCTCCGCGTCCCACGGCTGGTCGCAGTGCATCGGCCATGCAAGAATGGGCTTCCCGTGGCTCAGGCTCTCCATGGTCGAGTTCCAGCCGCAGTGACTCATGAAAGCCGCCGTGGCGCCGTGCGCCAGGATATCCAGCTGCGGCGCCCACTCGGTGACCACCAGACCCCTCCCTTCGGTCTGCTTGGTGAACTCGGCCAGCAGCTTCGTGTGTCGGTTCTCGACGTGGTCCGCGAATATGTCGGCGCGGTCGGCGTCGCGCAGCACCCAGATGAAACGTTGCTTGCTGTCGCGCAGTGCTGCTGCAAGATCTGCAATTTGCTCCGTCCGCAGCGACGATGTTGTGCCCAAAGACACGTACAGTACCGACGCCGGAGGCTGCTTGTCGAGCCAGTCCAGGCACTCGTGCCGCTGTTTGCCCTGCTTCCACGCGCTCATGTCGAGCAGTGGGTTTAACGGCCCGACGGCATATAGCTTCTTCCCGCCGGCTGCCAGGTGGTCGGCGACAACGTCGATGAACTCAGCCTCGAGCGCACGGCAGGTGTTTCCCAGGATGCCTGTGCCGGGCGAGATCTCTTTCGGCGGCCTCGCGCGTTTGACGTACTCCACGAACTCCTTCGACGCGCATTCCTCGACGCCGAGGAACGCCAGGCCGCGCTCACGCAGGAGTCGGAGCCCGCCGTCCATCTTCCCAAGGAGTGTCGACAGGGCCAAGCAGTGCAGCCCAAAAGCCTCGCCGTTCCGCAGCCTCGCCGTCTCCTCGGCAGCGAAGGCGTTCAGGCGGTCGTAAACGACGACGACGCGGCGGTGGGAAGCGGACAGCTTGTCGAGGAGAGCCGCGAGCGGGGCGCGCGCGCTGGTGGTGTAGGCCTCGAACAGGGGCATGAGGTGGGAGGGGAAGGGCGAGGACGCGGTGGGGTCGGGAGGCGGGGAGACGTACGAGGAGATGCCGAGCTCGTGGAACTGGATGCAGCGGAGTGCGCCCTCGTCCCAGCCGTGCACGCGCGCGCGGGCCTGGCGGACGTGCGCCGCGGGCGCCGCGTAGTGCACGGGCAGCCCGCGCGACGCGAGCTGCAGCGACAGGTGGAGGAGCTGATTCAGGTGGCCCTGCGCCGGGAACGGCACCGCCACGACGGCCACTGGCTCCATTTGGCACCCTCTCCCCACCATTATGCGTTGCCTCGCCGTGCCGTGCAGAGGGGTGGAAGAACTGGCTGGGTATATGTATCCGGCAGTGAGCTGGTGACCAACCCAAGTGTGCACCAATAGTCGGCCATGGCGGAAAATTCAACTGCGGTTAGCATGTGGCAGCTTGACAGGTTACATATCGTAAGTTAGTATTCCATGCACGCAACTAGCTTGGCCAATTGCCAAGCAGCACATTTGATACTCTGAACTTGGTTTCTGCATGCATGTGGCGGCTGAGTTGACTGGACCGGTAGTACGAATAGCACCGAGACACTGACAGGGTGAAGTACGCTGAGCGCCCACGCACGCATTGACGCCTCTGTTGGCTGTTGTAGCACAAACTGAGGAAGGAAGATAGGGACAAAGACTGCTGAAGAAGTGAAGATAGTAACACAAACAGACACCGGAATGGTCCAATAAGGCCACCCAGTTGACAACCCTTTTGAGCTGTAGCTCAATGGCCTCCCTGTACGGTGGATCAGTAAGATATTTCTGAACAAGTGGCTCTGAAGGTCGTCATTGCTCACGCCAATACGCCATGCTCAACGCAGAGGTGGACTATTGTTTAGGTTCCCGAACGTCCTCTTTTAAAACTGTGTCTTCTTGGATCTTCGAGGAATTtagtactcggggatcactgtttaTGACCCCGAGCGCTCTTTTctggaacttgtacttctcggacctcgggggaGAATGcgtcacgtggcattctgctgtattggtctcgggactcggggacccctagttcctatATCACCGACAGTAGTTCTAGATTACCTCTGCATACCGAGGCGTATGTCCAAACGGTTAGGGCTTATTTAGGAAAGATTGACATGAGTATCCATTTgcgtggacctgtgtggtcatgcgagccaaatggtcctcaagtcgtatgggtaaagaggtactcccctgcagggtatataaaacaattcgaattaccacgctctcggttatgagcacgcTTTTATCCATTTGCAGTAGTCGTAGAGTTTCCGTTTGTGATCATGTTTGTATGATAGGAGATGGatagtgatgttgatgatgggtgGTTTGGTTTGTATTATAATTAcagttatgttgatgatctcaggatagaaggttTCTCATGGTTAGATGTAGATTCTTACATTTGAGTTGAAATTACATTTTCTTAAGAACTTACTTAACCTTGAGGCCGAGTtcttgctaattatccaaattaCATTCTTCTTgaagtcgggctatttataaatgtccactatggattaagtcttacgagtattTTCATACTcacgtgctttgtttgctttttaggtGAGAAAGAATtaatttttggctactttacgcccacCGACGTTGGCGATGGGCAGATGTAATGCCTAATACTTGTGTTGGATATTTTAGGGTGGCACCTTAGGGCAAGCGATGCTACCTATCTTTTATAGTTATATATTTTCCTCTGCGTAGATACTCtatcggtgtttggatcatatattttgttgtaaagtttaaaTTGCTTAAAGATTTataacttatttttaattactcgctctttattatatcttgtgatgatgtgcttgttgtaaaggtatgtgttccgatcttggaagaaaaacacatgccgggactaccggggtgaTATTCTGATTAGTCACGAGAGTTATGATTacaaaaatgatcaacttaataactaattagaatattatctggacggttcctcacacaacCTTTGCGGTAGTGTGACGATTAGCCTCGGCTTTGGACGCCACAACCTTTTCAGCGTCAGTCATGGGATAAGCGATAAACAAGGAGGAACTTGTGACCGAGGTTTAGGCGAGCTGTAGCGGAAGTGGCAAGATCGAGCCTGCATTTGATGCCATGAAAGCGTGGAGGGTGGAGGATTTGGCACAAACATGCAATTGATTCATTGATGTGCCTAggcgatatatatatatatatatatatatatatatatatatatatatatatatatatatatatatatatatatatatatatatattgcatgtgggagtacatactcctaggagtatagaataggtgtcctatataggaaaactagtgtGTACTCCtaggtgtatgtactcccacctctcatataccacttttacacgtatgttatacttctttatcactttaaatatacttttagtaattataagatactaaaATACAAATCCCAcagatttttttatgaaattccatgatttttttatcataatttgcgtatatacttcttttatgtataaaaaagagtatatagcaaaaataaaaggctaacattgaattttttttcatacaactcatattggagtatcttagaattagtattagagtatactaaaaatgataaaagagtataaagtgtttatttaggtggtatattacatgtgggagtacatactcctaggagtatagaataggtgtcatatatatatatggcagGTGCTCTGCCTATTCATTGAAGGTAAGAACGAGATCATAAATGAGTCCCGGATAGAAAAGAAGGCAGCTGGAAGCTGCCcgcagaaaaagaaaacaaaagtacCTAAGAACATGAGCGCTTAATTTGTTACATGATTAGACCCTTTAGTTCTCCCGACCCTTTAGGCGACATATATAGCAGATTACAATCGTAACAACCCAATCACGTACATTCTAAAAACAAACTGTGCTATGGATGGAAACAAATCAATCTTCGGTTGGAGTTGTTGCGCTATATCCTCGTGGGCCTGGACTTGCTGCCGTGACCTCCACTGCATGCCGCATGGGCCTATTGTCGGGTGCGCAATAGGGGCATGCGACACAGCTAGAGGTGAAGGGAGAGGGGCCAAGACTTGGTAAGTCTAATAGAAAGAACAACTTGGATTGTCAAGTACGCTCACAGCTCAAGTAGAACTTCCCAGCTCCAATAGGAGACCATTCCAAGTGATTGTGTTTTGGAAGAAATATCATTTGAAGCAATTGATGCAGGACGCTCGAACAAGTAGTAGCAGGTACGTACTTGCTTAATTATCCTgcaaatagaataaaataaaataaaaaagaaatgtaGTAGTTGTGTCCATACTCATGATTATATAATGTTTCTCAGCATCATTGATGACCCAAGAGGTCGACCAGGCCTAATTCAACCAACATGAGCATTAAGCAAGCAAGTCAGAGCATCTTCTTCACCTGTGTAGAGAATAAGAGAGATCAGAAGCAAACAACACACAGGCCAATGGTTGGGGTGGCTTGACATATATAGCCGGATTGGATCAGGATTAGGAAGGTACAGATCCTCAGTTATAGGAGCTAAAGTAGGAGGGTTACAGCTGTAcaaatatatatctaacacccATCCACAATCGCATCAGGAGGAGATCGAGCGCAAAGACTGGAACAAAACTCAGTAAACAATTGTACAGGTAAGCCTTTAGTTATGATGTCTGCAAATTGGTGTGTTGAAGGCATGTGAAGGACGTGGACATGCCCGAGAGACACCTTTTCGAGAACATAGTGAATGTCAATCTCGATATGCTTCGTGTGTTGAAGTTGAACTGGATTGGAGGACATGTAGACGCTATCATTGTCGTAGTAGACAACAATGGCGGAAGCGATGGAGACATGAATTTCCTGAAGGAGTTGACGTAGCCAGCAACATTCAATGACAGCATGGGCAATGACACAATACTCAACTTTGGCACTAGATCGAGAGAGCGTGGTCTGCCACTTGGAAGACTAGGACACAAGGTTGTTGCCGAGATAGACATTAAAGTTGATGTAGAACGTTTGGAGTCGGGACAGCTCACCCAATCAGCGTCAGAGTATGTCGTGATGGAGGTGACAAGAGAGGTCCCGATATGAAGTCCGACATCGAGAGTGCCTTTCAGGTATCTCAGGATGCGTTTGATCAAGGCGATATGTGGTTCGCATGGATCATACATAAAGGGACAAACCTGCTGCACGACGTAGGCAATGTCGGGGCAAGTGAGTGTCAAGTACTGGAGAGCACCCGCCAGACTCCTGTACTCGGCTGAGTCAGCAACAAGGTCACCACCACCAGTGGAGATCTTGGCACGAGTGTCCATGGGTGTCCACGGGTGTCGCATTAGAGTGGCACTCAACCATTCCAGCACGCTAGAGAAGATCCAAGGCGTACTGGTGCTAGAAGAGGAAGGGGCCTGCTGACGAGCACGTGATGGAGATGCTGAGGAAGAACTGAAAGTCACCAAGGTCAGTCATGGCCAACTCGGAGTGTAGCTATTGAGTGAGGCGTTGTAGAAGAGTGTCAGAGGAGGTGGTGAGGATGATGTCATCCACGTAGAGGAGCAAGTAAGCCGTCTAGTCTCCAATTTGGAGAATGATCAAGGACGTGTTCAAGGACGAAGAGACAAAGCCAAGACACAGTATGTAGGTGGCAAAGCGTTGGTACCAAGCGCGAGGCACCTACTTGAGGCCATATAGTGACTTCTGAAGAAGGTAGACATGATCCTGTAGTGAAGGGTCGACAAAACCAGATGGATGTTGGTAGTAGACTATCTCCTCAAGATTGCCATGGAGGAAGGCATTCTTGACATCGAGTTGATGGATCGGCCATGAGAGGGAAGTCGCGATGCTCAAAATGACCACCAGATTGAATGTCTCATCATAGTCAATCTCGTGCTTCTACGAGTAACCGTGCAGACCCATACGCTTTGTGACGAGCGAGAGTTCCATCATAGTGGAACTTGTGCTTGAAGATCCACTTGCTGGTCACAACGTTGGTGATTGGAGGTCGAGGAACGATCTGCCAAGTGTTGTTGTCAAGAAGAACTTTATACTCCTCCGCCATAGCAGCCCGCCAATTAGAAAGACACAAGCAGTTGAATGAGGGACGAGTTTGTGAGGGGAGGTCTCAGAAAGGTTGGGGTAGCAAAGGCAACCAAAGGCCCAAAGATGAGCATAGGAGGGTATTGTGCCATAGAGTAACATGAACGGGATGGAGGCACTGCAGCAAGGGCCTTGGCCCAATAGGGGTGTGTCATGTGGGTGTGAAGCAAAAGGGTGTGGATCACGTTATTGATGGTGCAAAGTGCACATTCAGCATTGCCATTCTGTGGTGAGGTGTACGGACACGAGAGATGCAGGAGGATGCCACAAGAAGCAAGAAATCGGGAGGTGGTAGTATTCACAATCTCGATGCCATTGTCTATTTGGTGTGTTTTTAAAACAAGACCAAATTGTGTGTGGACAAAGTTACATAAATCGATGATGTGTTGGTAGACTTCGGATTTTTTTTGCGTAGGGGACAAGTCCAGCAAAAATGTGAGAAAGCATCAATAACCAAAAGATAATATTGATAACCGGATGTACTAGCAATAGGTGATGTTCACATATCGCAATGAACTAAGGCAAAAGGCGCAGTAGTGCGCGagttggaagaggcaaaagGGAGACACACGTGTTTGCCTAACTGACAAGCATGGCAAAATGAGCATTTTACCTTATTACATGAAATGAGAGATGATTTATTGAGTGTGTCGAGGACAACAACGCCGGGATGACCAAGTTGTTGATGCCAAAGGGTGGACGATGTGGCGAGGTAGGCATGGGGAGCAACAATGGAGGCAGCCAAGGATAATGCGTAGAGGTTGCTGGCACTATTGGAACGAAGAATCACCCGTTGGGTTTGGAGGTCGTTGACAAGAATACCGAGAGGGTCAACTTCAATGAAACAATGATTGTCACGTGCAAATTGTCGAATTGAGAGAAGATTTCTAACAAGGGATGGCACAACAAGGACGTTGTTCAAAAGAAATTTGGAGGAATTGCTATGAAGAATATATAGAATGACCACGAGATACAACGGGAACAGTGAAGCCATTACCAACTGTAATAATGGAATGAGAGGAAGGGAGATGAGACAAGAGTACACCGTATATTGATGCCATTTGTGAAGTGGCACTGGTGTCCATGACCTAGCTGCCTTGTCCCTGAATGGCGAGCTGGTTCATGGTAGGAATGAGATCGGCCTGGTTCCAAGTTTGCGCGGGTGGTGAAGACACCTACAGGGGCGCGAGGGTACAAGCCAAGGATCCTGGCACTTGAGGAGTACGAGTGTGTGGGGCACTAGAAGCAGTGAACCCTGGGTTGAAGTAGAACCAGGGGCCGGTCGGTTGTGGAGTAGGCCCATGCGATGATGACAATGAGCCGGCATAGGTCTTGCCACTACGATTTTTACCACCGCACTTGTTGTTGCGGCCACTGCCACCACTAGCTGATGAGGGGGAGGGCACCGTGGAGTGGCACCTGCCGGTTGGTAAGGCACATTTGGTGTGGACGCGACAAGAGCAGTGTC harbors:
- the LOC133888234 gene encoding putative cis-zeatin O-glucosyltransferase codes for the protein MVGRGCQMEPVAVVAVPFPAQGHLNQLLHLSLQLASRGLPVHYAAPAAHVRQARARVHGWDEGALRCIQFHELGISSYVSPPPDPTASSPFPSHLMPLFEAYTTSARAPLAALLDKLSASHRRVVVVYDRLNAFAAEETARLRNGEAFGLHCLALSTLLGKMDGGLRLLRERGLAFLGVEECASKEFVEYVKRARPPKEISPGTGILGNTCRALEAEFIDVVADHLAAGGKKLYAVGPLNPLLDMSAWKQGKQRHECLDWLDKQPPASVLYVSLGTTSSLRTEQIADLAAALRDSKQRFIWVLRDADRADIFADHVENRHTKLLAEFTKQTEGRGLVVTEWAPQLDILAHGATAAFMSHCGWNSTMESLSHGKPILAWPMHCDQPWDAELVCKYLKAGMLVRSWEKHNEVIPAEAIRQVIEDAMLSDEGMAVRQRAKVLGEVIRLSRSDGGSSRNKDLDDFIAYITR